In Edaphobacter aggregans, the sequence AGGACTGCCATGACGGTGTCGGGGTTGGCGCTGGCGTCGACGCTGACGGAGAGCGAGGCGACGGAGAAGTCGCGGGAGAGATTGGAGACGGTGGCGATCTGACTGTTGGGGATGATGTAGAGGGTGCCGTCGCCGTCGCGGAGGCGGGTGCTGCGGAGAGAGAGGTCTTCGACGGTGCCCTTGAGGCCGGCGAGGGAGACGGTTTCGCCGACGTTGTACTGGTCTTCCATGAGAATGAAGACGCCGTTCAGCATGTCCTTGAAGATGGATTGCGCTCCGAGGCCTATGCCGACGCCGAGAATGCCGGCTGAGGCTAGTAGCGGCTGATACGGGATGTCAAAGATGTTCAGAACCTGCAGAAAAGAGATGAAGAGGATGAGGCCGTACGCCGTGGCGCGAATAATGGAGGCCATGGTGCGGAGCTGGGCGGCACGGTGGAAGTTGCCGACCTGCTGATCGGCGCGCTGGCGGAGTCCTTTGACAAAGAACAGGACGACTCGCTGCATGATAAAGAAGAGGATCAGGACGACGGCGAGCTTGGGTAACTTATCGTGGAAGAAGGAGATTACGTCTTCGCTCCAGTCCTGTCCGATCGTTTTGAAGATGTGTTCACCTTGCGGGGTCATGGCCAGAAGGAGCATGATTGCAATATCTCACTTTCGCGCTTACGTGCTTTGAACAGGATGTGACAGCTTAGAGTTGGATGCAAGGCGGTGCGGGAGTCATGGGAAGCGCCATTGCGGGCGGGAGGGGGAGCCATGAAAATTCTTCGGGCCGCGATCATGGGGGCTTTACTGTTGACCGGAAGCTCCGTCATGTTGCACGGGCAACTGGGAAGGGGTTCGAATCAGACGCAAAACCCTCTGCCTCCGGTTGGCCAGGGCAATATGGGAGGATTGGGTGGGCGTAATGAAGCGCCGGATCCGCTTGGGCCCCGGATACAGGAGCAGCAGGCCAAGAGTCGGAATAGCGACAGACAGCGGAAATTGGTGGAGGACACCGAACGATTGCTGTCGCTGGCGGCTGACCTGAAGCAGCAGATGGGTAACACGGGCAAAGATGCTATGTCGGCAGATATGGTCAGGAAGGCCGAAGAGATCGAGAAGTTGGCCAAGAGCGTGAAGGAACGGATGAAGGGCTAAGGGGTTGTGCGATGAAGATGTTTCGAGTGGCGATGTTTGGGGTGGTTTTCGCGGCCAGTAGTTTTGCGGTATCGGGTTTAGGCCAGGCAACACCGTCTTCGGGGGCACAGGCACAGCAATCGTCTGGGCCGGCGCGGGCGAGCAATGACGCCGCGACTTCAAGCAAGGCAGATGTGACGACGGCGAGCAAGTCTGGTGGGGCAGATGCAAACGCTCAGGCTGCCGCGGGGGCGCAGCAGGGGACTGACAAACAGAAGAAACTTGCGGCGGATACGGACAAACTTCTGGCGATGGCTACTGATTTAAAGCAACAGGTGGACAAGACAAATAAAGACGTTTTGTCGGTGGACGTGATCAAAAAAGCAGAAGAGATTGAGAAGCTGGCGCGGAGTCTGAAACAGGAGATGAAACAGCAGTAGCTCATCCTTTTTTACGGTGCTGCGGACGAGGCTTCTGCAGACGTCAGAAGCCACTTGCCATCTTTTAGCTTGCATGTGTAGTGGACTGTCTTTGGCTTAACCGCTTGTTCGGCTTCTTCGCCAAATCCTTGTGGGCTCATCTGCACGTCGAACGAAAAAGCCTGTTCACTGACTGTCACTTTGTTGATATCAGTTTCAAATTCATCAGGATTGCAGGAGTGGTTTTCCTGCGCGCACCACTGTGAGGGCAGGTGATTTTCAACTCTGCCGAAAACTGTTGGCGCGCCGAATCTGTTTCGTCCGGGAAAATTCGAATCAGTTGTTTTTGCCGAGGATCATAGATGGATAACTTCGCGGATTGGACCGGATCGAAGTGGATCATGCTTTCTTCGAAGATGATGTTTCCATCGATTTTGCCAACACCCATCCCCATATTCCTGCGCTGAAGGTTAGATCCGTATTCAAGACCAAGACACATCCGGCGGATGGGTTGATATGCGTGTTGATCGTGATGAATCCGTCTTTTTCTGAGATGTCTTGCGCCGATCCCAGGCAATTACTGGAGACCTGTTCCATGATGGTGCTGAAGCCTAGAAACGGAATTTTTGCGCCGTGCAGATCGGCTCGACGAAGTTGATGGATTTGTTCGTCATACCGGATGACATGCAACACCGATGGCAACCTGCCAGAAGCGTCGTCGTCGTAATAGGCGAGGAGGAATGGGGAGTTGTCAGAAGACACGGCGTAGCTGGTTATGGGCTGCTGACGGTCGCTCGCGGAGAAGAGATTTACAGGAATTTTATGGGCGGTTAGAACGTCTGCCAGGGTTTCGGCACGGAGGGGTGTCATGGCGAGAAGGGCCATTGTTATCAATGCTGATAAGGCGATTCTCAATGCGGTTCCTCTTCGGAGATGATGCATCGAAAGCAGGGTTTTGGCTATTGATGTCTTGCGAATCAAGTTGGCTAACTGGTGTCGGTCGGAACGACTTGCGCAGAAGGGAGGAGAAGGAGTACAAGGGTTCGGCTTCGGGCGGACCTATATAGCCGCAGGGGCCCAGGAAGGGCTGGTGCAGGGCAATGCTTCGAGCAGGTTTAACCGTTTTAGTACTGTGGATTGTGATGTCAGCGACGGGCTGGGGACAAGCGGCACAACAGGCGGAGCAGAGGGTGGTGGAGTCTCCGCAATCGATACAACATCCGCGATCTGGATTTTATGGGCACAGTTTTGTCGCCCAGCAGAAGGCGATGCGGAATATCGAGAGACAGGACAAGCTTGTTAACGATACGAACAAGTTGCTGGCGTTGGTGGCCAACTTCAATCAGACGGCAAATAAGAGTGGTACCGAGTTGTCGTCTGCAGATATGGCGAAGCGGGTTGAGGAGATTGAGAAGTTGGCGCGTAGTGTGAAGGAACGGATGCTCAAGGAATAGGGCCCAGGAAGCGGGAATAGGAGCAACGGAACGGCGCTTATCAGGGTTGGGCCAGGGCTGCGGTGGCGTCTACCTGCGGGACGGGTAATTGAGGGGATGGGACGGCGGTTGAGCGCATGACGCTGATGATGTGGTCTGCACTCCAGGTGGGGTGGGCGGCTCGGAGCAGGGCGGCGACTCCGGCGGCGAGAGGGGCGGAGGCGCTGGTGCCGATGGCCTGGACGTAGGGTGTGTGGCCGAGATTGAAGCATCCGTAGCTGTGGGCGGAGTCTGTTGGTGGTCCGTCGGTTGTAGACGGGTTTCCTGAGCTGCAGGCGCCGCGTACCCATCCGCTGACGGCCAGGTCTGTGCCTGAGGGGTAGCTCCCGCCGGGCGCGGCCAGGGCGTTGAGAGGGGTTCCGTGGTTGCTGTAGTAGGGGAGCGAGATGGGGCCAGGGGTGCAGGTGGCTCCGGCAGAGAGATTTTCGACGCAGGCTGGGTTGGTGGATGCGACGATGGCGAGGACGTTGCGGGATTGGGCGGGGATCTCCAGGTAGCGAGGGTTGGAGAGGTCGTAGCCGTCGTTGCCGGCTGCGGCGATGAGGATGACTCCGGCTTGGGAGGCAGCGTAGGTGACTTGATCGAAGACGGCTTTGAGACCTGCGCCGTCCCCGGTGCTGAGGTCGACGATGGTGCCGAGTGAGAGGGAGATGATGTCGGCGCGGTTGGTAACGGCGTCTTCGATACCTTGCATGACCCAGCTGAGGAGGCCGGTGGCTTCTCCTGCGGTGCAGCTTGCGGCGAGGGTGCTGGTGCCTGCGATGGAGGCTGGGAGGCGTTCGAGGACCTTGATGTTGAGGAGGGTTGCGGCAGGGGCGACTCCTATGACCTGCCCGGTGCCGGGACCGATGGCGGCGGCGGCGAGAGAGGCGGTCCAGGTGCCATGGCCGGTTTGATCTTGCGGGCTGCCG encodes:
- a CDS encoding S8 family peptidase codes for the protein MSTLIPSQSARRYSPQLQYDTAPTRWLKQAAAILSLALAASLHAQNAQPSPIVPHHYLVVYRNAVVPADAETRTLSAGARLTQRNPHFGIIAAQSLSTEDDATTMRRLAAQPNVEYVLHDRLVTAHRLHIQPILHPTFSVVIGPQAPYDTYYTSPQDWAVQQVGGYGNNVPGGPSNGPWNTTMGKGVRIAILDSGVDANHPDIAPNLALNLSEVDPSALPSSCDDGSPQDQTGHGTWTASLAAAAIGPGTGQVIGVAPAATLLNIKVLERLPASIAGTSTLAASCTAGEATGLLSWVMQGIEDAVTNRADIISLSLGTIVDLSTGDGAGLKAVFDQVTYAASQAGVILIAAAGNDGYDLSNPRYLEIPAQSRNVLAIVASTNPACVENLSAGATCTPGPISLPYYSNHGTPLNALAAPGGSYPSGTDLAVSGWVRGACSSGNPSTTDGPPTDSAHSYGCFNLGHTPYVQAIGTSASAPLAAGVAALLRAAHPTWSADHIISVMRSTAVPSPQLPVPQVDATAALAQP
- a CDS encoding mechanosensitive ion channel family protein, yielding MLLLAMTPQGEHIFKTIGQDWSEDVISFFHDKLPKLAVVLILFFIMQRVVLFFVKGLRQRADQQVGNFHRAAQLRTMASIIRATAYGLILFISFLQVLNIFDIPYQPLLASAGILGVGIGLGAQSIFKDMLNGVFILMEDQYNVGETVSLAGLKGTVEDLSLRSTRLRDGDGTLYIIPNSQIATVSNLSRDFSVASLSVSVDASANPDTVMAVLRKLATDIRQDSAFKDITISDPEVLGINDIRGREIIYLINTRVRANQRDGVLRELRRRIILAFEKEGIPLGISSNMLVVQQKSDPTAPPVQQTFGT